Genomic DNA from Pseudobacteroides sp.:
ATATACAATATGATTATTTTTCTAATACTTTTAATTTAATAAATATAATAGATTATTTCCAAAATTCCTTCAAACCGAACTTGTTTTTAAGGAACTTTCTTAATTCTGTCATAGCTGTATAGGTAGGCAATATATACAAGTTTTGGCCTTCCGGCGTATTCTCCAATGCAGTTGAAATAAGCTCTTTATAATCCTTAATTATACATATTTTATTTGTATATACACCTGCGTATTTCAGCCGTACTGCCATATCCTCGGCACGAATGCCTGAAGCATATACCGTGCCCACATTATGCTGGATCTTTTCCAGTTTCTCAAAGTCCACATCCCAAATCCATGATATATCGGTACCGTCAGCAAGATTATCATTGAGAAGGAATGCAAGCTGCATTTGCTTGTCTTCCGTGAGAAGATAATTCAGAACCTGATTAAAACCTGTAGGGTTTTTAACCAGTATCAATCTTATTTTTTTGCTTCCAGCGTTGATTGTTTCCATTCTTCCAAAGCCGCACTCAAACTTGCCCATGGCTTTTATTGTGTTTTCAACAGGTAGGTTTAATAGGCTTCCGCATGCTGCTGCTGCAAGTGCGTTGTATACATTATATAGTCCCGGTAGGTTTACCCTGGCATCCCACATTTTGCTTTTATCCTCGCCCGTACTGTTTATGGAAAAATGGATATTAGAGTATTCCGGATTGAGTTCTAAGACCTTAACGCAGTTAACGGTTGACTGAGGTCTTCTGTATCCACAGGCGGGACAGGAAAACTCACCTAAATGACCGTATATATGACTTTGATATTCATACCTTGTTTGGCAATAAAGGCAAAAGGAAGCATCGTTATTGATGTTTTCCTCCAAGCTGTCGCAGGCGTTGTTGTTTACACCGTAATAAACAACTTCTTTATCGGTCTCTTTACCTATTGATGCACAAAGAGAGTCATCAGCGTTTAAAACAAGCTTGGTCTTGCTGTGCTTTGCAATACCAGCTTTGACACCATTTAATGTTGTATACAGCTCTCCATATCTATCCAACTGATCCCTAAAAAAGTTTGTAACTACAAGAATATCAGGCTCCACAAAATTGCTGAGAGATTTGAAGGCAGCTTCATCAATCTCAAGCAGTGCATGGGAACAGGAGGAGTTACCCTTTATATCAATGCTGTCCAGAAAAGTGGTAGCAATACCACTGACGAGGTTTGCACCAGACTTGTTTGAAATGAATTCGATATCGTTTTCATTAAGGATCTGGCTGATAATTCTCGATGTTGTTGTTTTGCCGTTCGTCCCTGTTACCATAATGATTTTGAAATTGTGAGTTATTTCTTTAATAAAACCAGGGTACAGCTTTAGGGCGATTTTTCCAGGAAGAGTTGTCCCGCCACGCCTCATAAGTCTTAATCCCTTTATAATAATTTTAGATACAGCAATTGTTATTGAAAGTCTAAGATTCATGTCATTATTCCTCTTATCATTTTGTTTATGTATGGGAAATTATGGTGTATACTACGCCATAATTTCTCACGACAACGACCAATGTTGCAAAATCACTTTGTGATTTTGTTCATTAAATTATAACACAATGAAATTAATATAACACACAAAAAATAATGGTATTTATTGCCTATTTGAAATGTGGCAAGCATATATTACTATATTAATGGTATGCATGGTGTAAGAATAGATGCATTTGATGTTTATCTTAAATTAAAACTTTGGGTTATTTGTCCCAAATCTATTGATTTGATAGGAAAATTTGTTGTATAATATTATTATATTCTGATTTGCAAAAAATATTGGGGGTTAATATGTTCTTATTTTTTTGACATATTATGTTTATCATGATTTACGAAATATCGTATTTGTAAAGAGCATTTCTTAAAGAGTGTGTCCAACTATATTTTTCATGTAAATAAAATTTCATTTAGGGGGATTTTAATTGTTACTACTACTGTTCTCTATATTGTTAGGTTATTGTCTTTTGAACCAATTTATTAAGCTGAAGAATCCAATTATGATTTTTTCAGGCTCTTTTATTATAGGTTCTATAGTTTCCGGAACCATGCTTTATATATTGGAGTTGTTATCGATATATACCTTAAAAGACAGGTTGTACGGAAATATTATTTATTTCTTGATATCTACAGCATACATAGTGTATTCGTTTTATTCCAGAAAGGTTTTAGGTTCCCTCAAAACGGACACAATTAATTTCTTCAAAAACAAAGCAGTAGTTATACTGTTTATATTGTTTATGCTTTACTCCACATGGCTTAATTACGGCACTTTTTACGAAGAATCCGGTGATATAAGGATTGCTTACGGAGCTTACAGCGATATAATGTACCATCATGCTTTTGTGCGTTCGGTATCTATAGGGGATAACGTACCCACAACTTATCCGTATTTTGCCAATACGCAAATTCATTATCACTTCCTGTTCGATTACTATGCAGGTAAAATGGCACAGTCTGGCTTCAGCACTCTAAATGCTTTGAATGTATTGTCATTATTAAGTTTGACGGTGCTGCTCCTTCTTGTTTATGAGTTTGGAAGAAAGTATTTTAATAGTAAGGCTGTGGGCATACTAAGTGCTGTATTACTGATTTTTTCAAGCTCTCTTGCTGCATTTGAATGGATTTATAAAAACAGGAATACAAACTTAATTCAGGGCATAATCAAGCGAACCGGCTGGATTAGTAACGCAACTTTTGAGGATTGGGGACTTTTTAATTTTAATGTTTTTATAAATCAGCGCCACTTTGCCTTTTCTATAGCTATCTGTGTTTTTTTTGCCCTATATCTGGTACTTAGAAGAGAAGTGAAAAGCACTACTCAGTATAAGAGAAGAGATATTAAAAGAAACATATTTATTGGGATAGTTATAGGAATGACTCCTTTTTGGAATATAATTTCTGCGGCTGTTTGTATTGCATTTATTGGACTTTTTGGAATCAGTACATTTTTTAGAAACAAAGCTTATACTATAAGCAAGGTTAACACAGCGTTAATTTGTGCTTTAATAATTTTACCACAGCTCCTGTTGTTTAAATCAGGGGATACGGTATTATCACAATATCCAAAGCTTCACTTTGGGTATGCATTGGATAAATTCACAATTTTCGCATTTGTAGCCTACTATTTTAAAGTTTTTGGTATAAAACTTATTCTTATTTTTGCATCAGTATTTTTTGTTAATAAAGCGAAAAGGTTTGACTTTTTAATATTTTTAATTCCCTTTATAATTGCAAATACTTTACAAATGGGAGTTATACTTTATGACAATAACAAGTTTATGTTTATGTGGCTTGTTTTTGCTAATTGCTTTGCAGCTTATATGCTGGTATCGCTATACAGGTTGCCTCAGATAATCAAGGGAAAAATTGAAAGCTGGAAAAAAAGGAAGACAGATGTAACGCTTAGAGTCGAAGAATCGGAGGAAGCTGTCACGCAGGAGAATACTATAAAGTCTGAGGGGGCAATGGAAAATATAACACAAGAGCCATCACTGATTACAGAAGAGTCATTGGAAAATGTAGCAAATGAAACACATCCAATTGCTGAACATGAGCCTGAAACAATATCACAGGTAGCAGCATCTGATTCATATAAATCGGATGTTAGGGAAGATAAGTCATCTATAATTAACATAGACAGGTTAATGAGATACCTTTCATTAACTAAGCCTATAGTAGTTATCCTAACTTTTACAATTATACTATCAGGCTTATTTGATGTTTTTGCTGTTAATAATATGACTAGATATAAAATTAAGGATAACAGTTCTGAGCTGAAACAATGGATTTTAAAAAATACCAACCGCGATTCAATATTTATGACAGATACCTTTATACCAGCAGATGACAATCCTATTACTGCAGTTACACTCTCAGGAAGAATGTTATATGCTGTTAAAAATGATGTGGATTCCAGCTGCAATGTTGATCCCAGACTTAAAAACATTACAAAAATTTATTCGTTTTCTGAAGGCCTTGATAAGACAATCGAACTTATCAAAAAAGAAAAAATAGACTATATTTTAGTAGATAAAAATGTTAGAAATAATAAGGATTTAAACCTTAATGAAGCAATGCTTGAGCAAAACTTTAAATTAGAATATACAGGTGTAAAGGAATATGGGGAAACCGATGTAAAAGTTTACTCTATAAAAAATAAGCAATGATGCGATAATCGAAGGCTAGATAATCAATAATGTATATTATGATTAAATGTGTAAAACCAACTTAACGACATGCTGTTTGACCTTTTGAGAACTCTAGTAATAATACATTTTGCCGTGGCAGATGGCATTAGATCTTTAGATTTCTTGCTTTTGGGTTGACATTTGTGGGTTGCTCCTATATAATCAATTTGTTAATCATTATTTACAAATTGATTATATAGGGGTGATTTTTTATGCTTAAAAATTTATGCTTAAAACCTAAAAATATCAGTTGCCTGCTTGCAATTTGTTTGGCAGCACTAGTTTTTCTTAACCTTTTCGCTCCAAAGACAGACTTGGTTTTTGCGGCTGATTCGAATATTGTGCCCCAAAATACACCAACACCAACACAAATATCGCCAACTTCTCCTCAAGAACCAGTTGTATTTATTAGAACATCCTTTAGCGATATTACTTCAACTTCAGTAACTATAAGCTTATTAATAAGAAGATATACATCAACGGTTTGGCCAGTACCATATACAATAAGCTTTTCGGACGGTATTGAAAGTATAAAAGGAGAAATACCTGTAGATAAAACAGAGGCCACATTTGTGCTGACAGGGTTAAAACCAAGTACAAAGTATAGTTATTATGTTGCTGTAGCTGCATATGGAGGACCTGGCTGGGAAAGTTTTGAAACATTGAATTCTGACAATATACCTACCCCGACACCTACCCCAAAGTGTTTCATTAGTGGAAGCATAAAGCTTGATTTAAATTCCTCAAATATTAAGACTCTTAATAATTTTCAGGTTGATATATTTGACCGGGATTTGATTCGCATAATGACTAGATTTTCAGATAGTCAAGGTAACTTCTATACAGGAAGCATACCTGAGTCAAGACAACCATACACTGTTAAGATTAGCAAGAAAAGCTATCTGTCAAGAACAGTTGCAAATTTTCCTGCTGGAATTAGTAATGTGGGCAGGTGATATCGAGTGCTATATAAAACGGGTTGATCCATTATCCAACAGCTATGAGTATATTCGTGCCCAGGATAATATAATAGATATAAGAGATGTATATGAAATTGCAAAGTGCTTTAATGCTGTTATATCCGATGATCTTTTCAATTCAGCTTGTGATTTGAATGAGGATGGAGTGATAAATATGCTGGATGTATTGATTGTTTCGAAAAACTTTGGAAAGTCAAGTGCTGATTATTCAAGTGAGTTAACTAGATAACTTTATATAAACAAGAAAAATTAACATATGAGAATTTAGAATCATATAATCTAATCAAATAAAAAATGGTAGGATATAACATAACCTATCATTTTTGCTTTTACACATGCAAAATCATATGAAACATGGGAAATATCCACATAAAGAAAAAGCTTCAAGCCTTGGCTAATTAAGGAAATGGGTTTTAAGTTGATTGATATCTTATACAGTGATAAAATAGATGATGTTATTATTGAAATGAAACATTATTGTGAAAATGCCCATAAACCAACACAACCAGGTGGTTGTGAAATAGGCCCGAGGCCAATAGATCTTCACCTGAAGGCCATAAAAAAGATGGGTGCAAAAGTACATTTCATGCAAAAGGGTTTTGTTTATTGCGAAGCGGAAAGACTAAAGGGCTGCGATATCCACCTGGATTATCCAAGCGTTGGAGCAACAGAAAATATAATGCTTGCAGCTGTATTTGCAGAAGGGGAAACATGCATAAGAAATGCGGCAAAAGAGCCGGAAATAATTGATCTTCAAAACTTCCTTATAGGCTTGGGTGTCAATATCTGGGGTGCAGGAACCAGTGTTATACGCATTTCAGGTAGTAATACCAAGCTGAGGAGTATAGTACATAATGTCATTCCCGATAGGATTGTTGCAGGTACATACATGGTGGCTTCGGCAATAACAGGCGGGGATATAGTCTTAAAGAACGTGGTTCCTGAGCACATAAACTCAATGATATCCAACTTGAGGGATTGTGGCTGCAGTGTAAATGTAAAAAGAAATCTGATCAGAATCAGCGGGCCCACCAGGCCAAGGTCTATAGACATAATAAGAACATTGCCTTACCCGGGATTTCCTACCGATATGCAGGCACAAATGGTTTCTCTTCTTTCTATAGCTAGAGGTGAAAGCATAATTGTAGAAACGGTTTTCGAAAACAGGTATAAACATGTTGAGGAACTTATCAGAATGGGGGCAAATATAAAGGTAGAGGGAAGAATAGCAGTTATAAAAGGTGTGAAAAGGCTTATAGGAGCCAATATAACCTCAAAGGATTTAAGAGGCGGTGCGGCACTGGTATTAGCAGGTCTTGTAGCAGAGGGTGAAACAAGGGTGGATGGTCTCAAGCATATAGACAGAGGATATGAGGATATTGAAGGAAAGCTCAGAGGAGTTGGAGCATCCGTAGTTAGGATTGATGAGGAATAATTATATTAGAGAATACTATTTCTATTAAAAGTATATAATTATGCAGTAAGGGGTAGGAACTTTGAAACTACGAAGGATTAAAAAAGACAGTGGGCTTGATAATAAGAAACAAAAGAAAATCAAAAAGAATAACAAGAAAAGGATAAAGGCAATCAGAAGAACTGTTCTTTTTGTTCTCTTTATAGTATCTTTAGTACTGTTCGCTTTATCTCCTTTATTCAATATAACAGCAATAGAGGTTTATGGAAACCACGTTATAAATTCCGAAGCCCTTATATCTGTTGCAAAAATTCAGGTAGGAAGCAATGGTTTTAAGAAGGTCGGAAACAGTTTAAAGAATTATTTTTTCTTTAGATATGGAAAAGAAGAAAATAGTATTATAAAAAGCTTCTCGTATGCAAAGAAGGCAAAGGTTATGTTTTGCCTTCCTAATACTGTCAGAATAGAAATAGAAGAAAGATGTCCCATGTTTTATATAAGCCGAAATGGATTGTTTTTGCTTATAGATGAAGATGGGCATGTTCTTGAGGAGTCGGATAAGCCGTTTAAAAGTGTTATTTATGTAGAAGGAGTAGCATTTAAAGCCCATAAGTTAGGACAAGCCTTAAAGGCGGAGGATCCTGATTACATTAAATATATAAAAAGACTGCAGGAAGAAATACCAAAGTATGATGAAAATAATAACGTTAAGATGAATCCTCTTATTACAAAAATTGATGTAGGTGATCCCTTCAGAATTAAAGTAGAGCTTGACAACAGAATTTTAGCTGACCTTGGTGATCTTGAAGATATTGGTTACAGATTGGATTTTATAAGGGATATATATTTTAACAAACTTAAAAAAACAGATAAAGGATATCTGGAATATAATGATGATCGGAAGTATAATTTTAAGATGAAATAAAAAACAAGGAGGAAAAATATGCTGCCACTTATTGGTATATTAGCAGGGATAATAATAGGAGTTTTTGTGCCGTTTCAAATTCCTTACCAGTATTCGACATATGTTGCTGTGGCTATATTAGCAGCACTGGATTCTGTATTTGGAGGGATTGCTGCATCTATGCAAGGCAAATTTGACATGAAGGTTTTTCTTTCGGGCTTCTTCATGAATGCACTATTGGCAGCTGCATTGGCATATATTGGAGATCAGCTTGGCATTCAGATTTACTTAGCAGCAATATTCGCATTTGGTAACAGATTATTTTTAAATTTTGCAATTATTCGCAGAATTCTATTGAATAAATATTCAAAAAAAGATAATATATAAAATGAATTAATTTTATTTCTTTGACATTTCCATTTAGTATCTAGATTATTATAAGGTGCAGCTTTAAAATAACTGTTCTTTTTATTATTATAGGAGGTTTTCATAAGTGGGAAACATTATCGTTGGCATAGATATCGGCACTTCGAAGGTGAGTACTGTTATTGGCCAGGTTGGCAAAACAGGTGAATTGGAAGTTTTTGGCCACGGAATGGAGCAATGTAATGGCGTTAAAAAAGGTGTTATTGTTGATATAGAAAGCACATGTTCCAGTATCAGATCAGCAGTTCAGAAGGCAGAAGCAGCAGCAGGTCTTAAAATCAGTTCTGCGTATGTAAGCATCAACGGTGTACATACTTCAATAATTAAAAGCAGGGGAAGACTTGCCATATCAAATGATAACCGTGAGATAACTGGTAAAGATGTGGACAAGGTCCTTCATGCTGCAAGAAGTATAAATATCTCTGATGACAGAGAAATTATCGATATTATTCCCCAGCAGTTTATTGTTGACGGTTATGATGAGATTATCGATCCTGTAGGAATGGCCGGTCTCTCCCTTGAAGTGGATGCTGACATTATTACAGGCA
This window encodes:
- the murA gene encoding UDP-N-acetylglucosamine 1-carboxyvinyltransferase, translated to MIDILYSDKIDDVIIEMKHYCENAHKPTQPGGCEIGPRPIDLHLKAIKKMGAKVHFMQKGFVYCEAERLKGCDIHLDYPSVGATENIMLAAVFAEGETCIRNAAKEPEIIDLQNFLIGLGVNIWGAGTSVIRISGSNTKLRSIVHNVIPDRIVAGTYMVASAITGGDIVLKNVVPEHINSMISNLRDCGCSVNVKRNLIRISGPTRPRSIDIIRTLPYPGFPTDMQAQMVSLLSIARGESIIVETVFENRYKHVEELIRMGANIKVEGRIAVIKGVKRLIGANITSKDLRGGAALVLAGLVAEGETRVDGLKHIDRGYEDIEGKLRGVGASVVRIDEE
- a CDS encoding small basic family protein, whose protein sequence is MLPLIGILAGIIIGVFVPFQIPYQYSTYVAVAILAALDSVFGGIAASMQGKFDMKVFLSGFFMNALLAAALAYIGDQLGIQIYLAAIFAFGNRLFLNFAIIRRILLNKYSKKDNI
- a CDS encoding Mur ligase family protein, coding for MNLRLSITIAVSKIIIKGLRLMRRGGTTLPGKIALKLYPGFIKEITHNFKIIMVTGTNGKTTTSRIISQILNENDIEFISNKSGANLVSGIATTFLDSIDIKGNSSCSHALLEIDEAAFKSLSNFVEPDILVVTNFFRDQLDRYGELYTTLNGVKAGIAKHSKTKLVLNADDSLCASIGKETDKEVVYYGVNNNACDSLEENINNDASFCLYCQTRYEYQSHIYGHLGEFSCPACGYRRPQSTVNCVKVLELNPEYSNIHFSINSTGEDKSKMWDARVNLPGLYNVYNALAAAACGSLLNLPVENTIKAMGKFECGFGRMETINAGSKKIRLILVKNPTGFNQVLNYLLTEDKQMQLAFLLNDNLADGTDISWIWDVDFEKLEKIQHNVGTVYASGIRAEDMAVRLKYAGVYTNKICIIKDYKELISTALENTPEGQNLYILPTYTAMTELRKFLKNKFGLKEFWK
- a CDS encoding fibronectin type III domain-containing protein codes for the protein MLKNLCLKPKNISCLLAICLAALVFLNLFAPKTDLVFAADSNIVPQNTPTPTQISPTSPQEPVVFIRTSFSDITSTSVTISLLIRRYTSTVWPVPYTISFSDGIESIKGEIPVDKTEATFVLTGLKPSTKYSYYVAVAAYGGPGWESFETLNSDNIPTPTPTPKCFISGSIKLDLNSSNIKTLNNFQVDIFDRDLIRIMTRFSDSQGNFYTGSIPESRQPYTVKISKKSYLSRTVANFPAGISNVGR
- a CDS encoding dockerin type I domain-containing protein, which translates into the protein MWAGDIECYIKRVDPLSNSYEYIRAQDNIIDIRDVYEIAKCFNAVISDDLFNSACDLNEDGVINMLDVLIVSKNFGKSSADYSSELTR